A stretch of [Clostridium] innocuum DNA encodes these proteins:
- a CDS encoding replication initiation factor domain-containing protein, which yields MTTHKNLSVKIDYISIVFETATAEDVIMHILDLPTDIFNVYPATIKFKTYQARWQIGDIYVSGDARKTEDNPQGLGCYLVMTGRGCDDIFRILDSRNYTFGDMFRRCERRYGLDNFHFTRLDIAIDDKNEKPFFTIEQIKKKCEKEEFISNSEGYHFDESKFDDFDTAKTVYIGAGKSGLSYRFYDKDKEVCSKHNKTLDEVGSWKRTEMQLRDDKAHAFAMTFKDRPLELGELAFGLLANNLRFVVPSRNESNKSRWKTCRFWERFLGAVEVLKLQVPKLHNSLEETQQWLTEGGVISAVKSFYFLEEHDALGGLEKVGTMLDKARYSNSLSSKLTAHLQRIDRTDLIPYIQYDTKHGKGGI from the coding sequence ATAACTACACACAAAAATTTATCCGTTAAGATTGATTACATCAGCATTGTATTTGAAACTGCAACCGCTGAAGATGTAATCATGCACATTTTAGATTTACCGACTGACATTTTCAATGTTTATCCAGCAACAATAAAATTCAAGACTTATCAAGCACGCTGGCAGATTGGAGATATTTATGTATCGGGGGACGCAAGAAAGACAGAGGACAACCCACAGGGACTAGGCTGTTATCTTGTTATGACTGGCAGAGGTTGTGATGATATTTTCCGTATTCTCGACAGTAGGAATTATACCTTTGGGGATATGTTCCGACGCTGTGAGCGAAGATACGGACTGGATAATTTCCATTTCACAAGACTTGATATTGCCATTGATGATAAGAACGAAAAGCCATTCTTTACCATAGAGCAGATAAAGAAGAAATGCGAAAAAGAGGAATTTATCTCGAATAGTGAGGGCTACCACTTTGACGAAAGCAAGTTTGATGATTTCGACACCGCAAAGACTGTTTATATCGGTGCTGGTAAATCGGGATTGTCCTACCGCTTTTATGATAAAGATAAGGAAGTCTGTTCAAAACATAATAAGACACTTGATGAAGTCGGCAGTTGGAAACGGACAGAAATGCAACTGCGTGATGATAAGGCTCATGCTTTTGCCATGACATTCAAAGACAGACCGCTGGAACTTGGTGAACTGGCTTTCGGGCTATTGGCAAACAACCTACGCTTTGTCGTACCAAGCAGAAATGAAAGTAATAAGAGCAGATGGAAAACGTGTCGGTTTTGGGAACGCTTTTTAGGGGCTGTGGAAGTCTTGAAACTGCAAGTACCGAAACTACATAATTCTCTTGAAGAAACACAGCAATGGCTCACAGAGGGTGGTGTGATTTCCGCTGTCAAAAGTTTTTACTTCTTAGAAGAACATGACGCATTAGGTGGACTGGAAAAAGTGGGAACTATGCTTGATAAGGCAAGATACAGCAATTCCCTTTCCAGTAAACTAACCGCCCACTTACAGAGGATAGACCGCACCGACCTTATCCCCTATATCCAGTATGACACGAAACATGGGAAAGGGGGTATCTGA
- a CDS encoding helix-turn-helix transcriptional regulator, translated as MEHYEKKISFLGENIQTIRKHRGMKQQELADKIGINMQSLSKIERGVNYPTFDTLEKIMDVLGVTPNELLSGEWKYIDHTEPYIMDIIKREQDFNVSLDYLSENEFFDDENEYKFYMETILIRYISNYLSNEVVEIEELMEIKQLIQRQKIERMMKVHKEMRGLDRYREQPKEYKYHNPYDDWIFRQLADIDNRKNIPNTSPQVDFNEGDYEDYLKAKWNRGL; from the coding sequence ATGGAGCATTATGAAAAGAAAATCAGTTTCTTAGGAGAGAACATACAAACCATAAGAAAACACAGAGGAATGAAACAGCAGGAACTTGCGGACAAAATCGGTATCAATATGCAGAGCCTTTCCAAGATTGAACGAGGTGTGAATTATCCTACCTTTGATACATTAGAAAAGATAATGGACGTGCTGGGTGTAACGCCCAATGAATTATTATCGGGAGAATGGAAGTATATCGACCACACCGAGCCATATATCATGGATATTATCAAACGGGAACAAGATTTTAATGTTTCCTTAGATTATCTGTCTGAAAATGAATTTTTCGATGATGAAAACGAATACAAATTTTACATGGAAACCATATTGATTAGGTACATCAGCAATTATCTTTCTAATGAGGTTGTAGAAATTGAAGAACTTATGGAAATCAAACAGTTGATACAGCGTCAAAAAATAGAACGCATGATGAAAGTACATAAGGAAATGCGAGGGTTAGACCGATACAGAGAACAGCCGAAAGAATACAAATATCACAACCCTTATGATGACTGGATATTCCGTCAACTTGCGGATATAGATAACAGAAAAAACATTCCTAATACTTCTCCACAAGTAGATTTCAATGAGGGAGATTATGAAGATTATCTAAAGGCGAAATGGAACAGAGGTCTTTAA
- a CDS encoding excisionase, translated as MNNNDIPVWEKYTLTIEEASKYFRIGENKLRRLAEENKDAGWLIMNGNRIQIKRRQFEQVIDKLDAI; from the coding sequence ATGAATAACAACGATATTCCTGTATGGGAAAAATACACCCTTACCATTGAAGAAGCGTCAAAGTATTTCCGTATCGGAGAAAACAAGTTAAGACGATTGGCAGAGGAAAACAAGGACGCTGGCTGGCTCATTATGAATGGCAACCGCATACAGATTAAACGCCGACAGTTTGAACAGGTTATTGACAAATTGGACGCTATCTAA